In Mobula birostris isolate sMobBir1 chromosome 15, sMobBir1.hap1, whole genome shotgun sequence, the following proteins share a genomic window:
- the tmppe gene encoding transmembrane protein with metallophosphoesterase domain isoform X2 codes for MLTIGRLPWEIRVSLCAAVVFLSMVISRSLRDYFDQSTLLKLYRVQFLLFINSLMSIGSRYIWKKTVSNLLTFCTVSCNNAKCFTGWKITITGFLLLAHSSFISLLALVSEEPHLFSLVSYSCLGIYIFLIFSLFAFGLLEQALKLVTFSRASSSNHKRNAVTVALALLFTVACTVLGLLNARLPPLIKQVDVSLPKLPQPFHNLKVVLLADIHLGPTVGRTKLEMVVKMVNELNPDIIVIVGDLTDSQVVNLRTATEPLRQLKPKLGTYFVTGNHDYYSADVTNWFMHLQSLNIRPLHNEHVRIYSPTGDKNWFCLAGVDDIEAELLRYPGHGMDLKKALDGCSTEDTIVLLAHQPLAAKRALQSRPDISLVLSGMKIHLINHVL; via the exons ATGCTGACGATTGGCAGGTTGCCCTGGGAAATCCGTGTGTCACTATGCGCCGCTGTTGTGTTTTTATCCATGGTCATCAGCAGGAGTTTGAGAGACTACTTTGATCAATCTACACTGCTAAAGTTGTACCGGGTACAGTTTCTGCTGTTTATCAACAGCCTCATGTCAATCGGGTCGCGGTATATCTGGAAGAAGACCGTGTCGAACCTGCTGACCTTCTGTACAGTCTCTTGCAATAACGCCAAGTGTTTTACCGGCTGGAAAATCACTATTACGGGGTTTCTACTTCTAGCTCATTCCAGTTTTATTTCTTTGCTGGCTCTGGTGTCAGAGGAGCCACATCTCTTTTCTCTCGTCTCCTACTCCTGCCTAGGAATCTACATTTTCCTCATTTTCAGCCTGTTTGCTTTCGGGCTGCTGGAACAGGCCCTGAAATTGGTCACATTTAGCCGGGCGTCCTCGTCCAATCACAAGCGGAACGCTGTTACTGTCGCCCTGGCTCTCCTGTTCACGGTTGCGTGCACCGTCCTGGGGCTTCTCAATGCGCGGCTGCCTCCGCTGATCAAACAGGTGGACGTATCTCTCCCTAAGCTACCGCAGCCATTCCATAATTTGAAGGTGGTTTTGTTGGCTGATATTCATCTAGGACCTACAGTGGGAAGGACCAAACTTGAAATGGTGGTGAAGATGGTGAATGAACTAAATCCAG ATATCATTGTGATCGTTGGTGACCTGACTGACTCCCAGGTAGTCAACCTTAGAACTGCCACAGAGCCTCTCAGACAGCTGAAGCCAAAATTGGGGACGTACTTTGTTACAG GTAACCATGATTATTACAGTGCTGATGTCACCAACTGGTTTATGCACCTGCAGTCGTTAAATATCCGGCCTCTCCACAACGAGCATGTCAGGATTTACAGCCCCACTGGGGACAAGAACTGGTTTTGTCTGGCAGGGGTCGATGACATTGAAGCAGAACTGTTACG GTATCCTGGACACGGTATGGATTTGAAGAAAGCACTGGATGGCTGCAGTACTGAAGATACAATCGTACTGTTAGCACACCAGCCATTAGCTGCCAAACGTGCCCTTCAAAGCAGACCAGATATCAGCCTGGTTCTCTCGGGTATGAAAATACATCTAATAAACCATGTGCTTTAA
- the tmppe gene encoding transmembrane protein with metallophosphoesterase domain isoform X1, producing MLTIGRLPWEIRVSLCAAVVFLSMVISRSLRDYFDQSTLLKLYRVQFLLFINSLMSIGSRYIWKKTVSNLLTFCTVSCNNAKCFTGWKITITGFLLLAHSSFISLLALVSEEPHLFSLVSYSCLGIYIFLIFSLFAFGLLEQALKLVTFSRASSSNHKRNAVTVALALLFTVACTVLGLLNARLPPLIKQVDVSLPKLPQPFHNLKVVLLADIHLGPTVGRTKLEMVVKMVNELNPDIIVIVGDLTDSQVVNLRTATEPLRQLKPKLGTYFVTGNHDYYSADVTNWFMHLQSLNIRPLHNEHVRIYSPTGDKNWFCLAGVDDIEAELLRYPGHGMDLKKALDGCSTEDTIVLLAHQPLAAKRALQSRPDISLVLSGHTHAGQIFPLSIFAYFLNPYFEGLYKTAENSLVYVTPGTIYNGIPMRLGSRAEITELIFKTE from the exons ATGCTGACGATTGGCAGGTTGCCCTGGGAAATCCGTGTGTCACTATGCGCCGCTGTTGTGTTTTTATCCATGGTCATCAGCAGGAGTTTGAGAGACTACTTTGATCAATCTACACTGCTAAAGTTGTACCGGGTACAGTTTCTGCTGTTTATCAACAGCCTCATGTCAATCGGGTCGCGGTATATCTGGAAGAAGACCGTGTCGAACCTGCTGACCTTCTGTACAGTCTCTTGCAATAACGCCAAGTGTTTTACCGGCTGGAAAATCACTATTACGGGGTTTCTACTTCTAGCTCATTCCAGTTTTATTTCTTTGCTGGCTCTGGTGTCAGAGGAGCCACATCTCTTTTCTCTCGTCTCCTACTCCTGCCTAGGAATCTACATTTTCCTCATTTTCAGCCTGTTTGCTTTCGGGCTGCTGGAACAGGCCCTGAAATTGGTCACATTTAGCCGGGCGTCCTCGTCCAATCACAAGCGGAACGCTGTTACTGTCGCCCTGGCTCTCCTGTTCACGGTTGCGTGCACCGTCCTGGGGCTTCTCAATGCGCGGCTGCCTCCGCTGATCAAACAGGTGGACGTATCTCTCCCTAAGCTACCGCAGCCATTCCATAATTTGAAGGTGGTTTTGTTGGCTGATATTCATCTAGGACCTACAGTGGGAAGGACCAAACTTGAAATGGTGGTGAAGATGGTGAATGAACTAAATCCAG ATATCATTGTGATCGTTGGTGACCTGACTGACTCCCAGGTAGTCAACCTTAGAACTGCCACAGAGCCTCTCAGACAGCTGAAGCCAAAATTGGGGACGTACTTTGTTACAG GTAACCATGATTATTACAGTGCTGATGTCACCAACTGGTTTATGCACCTGCAGTCGTTAAATATCCGGCCTCTCCACAACGAGCATGTCAGGATTTACAGCCCCACTGGGGACAAGAACTGGTTTTGTCTGGCAGGGGTCGATGACATTGAAGCAGAACTGTTACG GTATCCTGGACACGGTATGGATTTGAAGAAAGCACTGGATGGCTGCAGTACTGAAGATACAATCGTACTGTTAGCACACCAGCCATTAGCTGCCAAACGTGCCCTTCAAAGCAGACCAGATATCAGCCTGGTTCTCTCGG GTCATACCCATGCGGGACAGATTTTTCCTCTTTCGATTTTTGCCTATTTTTTAAATCCATACTTTGAAGGTCTCTATAAAACTGCTGAGAACAGCTTAGTGTACGTAACacctgggacaatttacaatggaatTCCAATGAGACTAGGAAGCAGAGCAGAAATAACAGAGCTCATTTTTAAGACTGAATGA